AGTTCCTCATAAGGTTTTGGAGTTTGGttctagagatttttttttccttttagattcgttcaaaaaaaaaaaactttgagcCACTTTCTTGTTTTaacattatcaaatatatctataattGTTTATGATAGAACTAGTTGGATTTCAGCAAGGAGGAGGTCTTGGCTTCCATCACCTACAGCTACAAGCATGGGTTTTCAGGCTTTGCAGCAATGTTAACAGAAGACCAAGCTGAGCATCTGGCAGGTCAGAAGAGTTTTAGCTGACCAAACTTATATGTAAATAGTTCATGTTAAAAACCTTCCACTATCAGTTATGATGAAAGGCCCAAATATTCAATTCCAATACATGGAATGTTTACTGTGAGCTTTACTTTTGAGGATATGCTTTTTTCAATTTCAGAATTACCTGAAGTTATCAGTATTACTCCAAATCAGAAGCATGAGCTAATGACCACCAGAAGTTGGGATTTCCTCGGGCTGAACTATGAACCACCCAGTGAGCTTCTGCAGAGGAGCAAATATGGAGAAGACATAATTATTGGGATAATTGACAGTGGTAAGTCCATCATTTTCATGGAATCAATTTGAAAAGAACAATTCGTTAAGTAGGACAACACATGCTATTGATGCAGGAATCTGGCCTGAATCAAAAAGCTTCAGCGACCATGGATATGATGAAGTACCATCACGATGGAAGGGCATCTGTCAACTAGGACAGGCCTGGGGACCCTCCAACTGCAGCAGGAAAATCATTGGTGCACGGTACTACGCAGCCGGCCTGGACAAAGCCAATTTCAAGAAGAATTACATGTCTGCCCGGGACCACAATGGCCATGGAACACACACAGCATCCACAGCAGCAGGTGCAGTGGTAGAGGGAGTAAACCTCCATGGCCTGGGAGCTGGGGTAGCACGTGGAGGTGCACCCCGAGCCCGGCTTGCAGTTTATAAGGTTGGGTGGGAGGAGGGTGATGCTGGTGGGATCTACCTTCCTACTGCTGCAGTACTAGCAGCTCTTGATGATGCAATCCACGATGGAGTCGATATCCTATCCCTCTCACTTGTTGTTGACGAGGATTCATTTGGTGCCCTCCATGCAGTGCAGAATGGGATTACTGTTGTTTATGCTGGGGGAAATAGTGGCCCTCGACCTCAAGTCCTTTTTAACACAGCTCCTTGGGTCATTACAGTCGCAGCGAGCAAGATTGATCGGTCTTTTCCGACCGTCATCACCCTGGGAAACAAGCAAACATTAGTGGTACATACTACATATTAGAGACACATGATCTATGCTAGAATTTTGGGCCCTTTTGCTCCACTAATCATCCTCAAGAATTTACTATTCAAAAGTACATGCTTTCATATTTGCAGGGCCAATCATTCTATTACAAGTTAGAGAACGAAACTGAAAGCAGATTTGAATCGCTTGTAAATGGCGGCAAGTATGTTTAATACCAGTTCCTGATTAACAGTATTAGATACCAACTCATGTTTAAGTGTTGAAGCTTTCTGTCTGTGTCTACAGTTGTTCAAGGGAAGCGTTAAATGGCACAAGCATCAATGGAAAAGTTGTTCTATGCACTGAATTAACTTTTGGCCCgataggaaaatatttcaaaGATGTATTTGCAGGCGTTTTTCAGGGTGGTGCGTCTGGTCTTATCTTCGCTCTTTATACCACAGATGTTCTTTTGAGCACAGAAGATTGCCAAGGCAAAGCCTGTGTTCTTGTAGACATTGAGATTGGATTTCAAGTTGCAACATACATTGGTAGTGAAAGGCATGAAAATGTTCAATGAACCACCAAGCTTCATGTATATTTTCTCTACAATTATTTGAACTCCCAAATAATTTTGctcttattttttaagcaGCTTATCAACTGTTAAGATTGAACCAGCAAGTAGCATTACAGGAAATCAAGTCCCAGCTCCAAAGGTGGCAATATTCTCCTCAAGAGGCCCATCCATCAAATACCCTACTGTTCTTAAGGTATACAAGCTGAAAGGAAGTTGGTCTAGGCAGTCTTCATTTTAGTAAGAAGATTCTTTAAATGAATTTATTCCATAGGTTACCAGCATTTCCTAACCTCATTATAACTACTATCTTTACTGAAACAGCCTGACATAGCAGCTCCTGGAGTCAACATCTTAGCTGCCAAAAAAGATGCGTATGTATTTAACTCGGGGACATCAATGGCAACCCCACATGTAGCGGGCGTTGTGGCATTGCTTAAGGCTCTACATCCTCACTGGTCTCACGCTGCTCTCAAATCAGCAATTGTCACCACCGGTAAATTTCTAGTGTGGCTGTGGGTACTGCTCTATCCATATGAGGCAACTATATTGATCAATCCACTCTTAACTATGAATTACTCTTTTTTGCATGCAAAAAGCATCGACAAAGGACAAACATGGCATGCCGATGTTAGCAGAAGCGCTTCCTCGGAAAGTCGCTGACCCTTTCGACTACGGAGGAGGGAACATAAATCCTATTGGTGCTGCTGATCCTGGCCTGATTTACGACATTGATCCAAAGGATTACAACAAATTCTTTGCCTGCCAGATCAAGAAATATGAGATATGTAACATTACAACATTGCCAGCCTATCACCTAAACCTACCCTCTATATCCATACCGGACCTGAGgcatacaataaaaatacggAGATCAGTCACTAATGTCGGGGAAGTGGATGCAGTTTACAAATCTTTTATAGAATCACCCCTTGGAGTTAAGATGACTATTGAACCGTCTGTCCTAGTCTTCAATGCTAGGAAGAAAGTGAATGCCTTCAAGGTTAGCATCACACCTTTGTGGGAAGTGCAGGGAGACTACACATTCGGAAGCCTGACTTGGTACAATGAGCACCACACTGCAAGAATCCCAATTGCGGTCCGGATCACAATTCGAGATTTCTACGCTGATGTTGCTTAGTAGCAGCAGTTAGtactaatgaatatatactGTGATGTACACAATAAGGAACAATTTGCTTTCGTGTTCGTAGGAgttatatttacaaagaaTTAACTATAACACAAAGGGAAGAAGCCAGCAAGACAAAAGGTAGGAGCAGAGCAGGCAGCTAACCTGATGGCGCAGGTGGCAAAGGGGCGTGGTGGCCAAACCGGTCGGCGGGGACGAGGCGTCGCCCCGTCGGTTGGGGAGGGAACAAACACGGCGTGGttggcggccgccggcgcggaaCCTGGCTGGCTGGCGGCGTGTTGGCATGTGCTGCGGCCCGCTAGTTTCCTCCTTGCGGTCTtgcccgccggccgccgccgccgatgcgaGGCACGGTAGCAGACAGCCTTATGTGGGCTCCCTGATGGTTGATTTATCTACCGTTCTGGGCTTCTTTTGTGGGTTGTTGCTTTGGACGGGCCCAAATCGTAAATTGAATGCtcgtgctctctctctctctctctctctaaaaaaaatcgaacttTAATCgtaatttgagttttttttttttcatacgaCACGTACCTCCGATTTCCCAGCCCATTTTGCTCTACGagttatttgatcttttctcTGCAAAATTTGATTGTATCTATTATGCATCTTTATTTGGGTTTACGAGCCGGCTTATAAGGCAAAAACCTAAGCCTTAATAGATAGTAGAGTTTTCTGTTTAACTTACTTAAAGTCATAAGCCACTCTTATCTTGttaagtaaaaatatttctttttatatcttcaaaaaaatatttctttttatttgaagtAAAAGTAGTGCTCCATCTAACTTAAGATTTAAAGGCCACCAACTTATGGAtcatatgaaataaaaaaaatcaacttaaaagtCTAATCTGAAACAAATGGGCCTACAGGCTAGGGCAAAACCAAGCCATCCCCGTAACCAAAGTCGAATTTTAGCACGCCTTAATAAAAAAGGTTAATTAGatacatgccattataaatttgctaattataaatttgctagttttagttcgactaattgtaaggatgtcattataatttcaaaACTATTAGAAATATGCTACTCCATACTCttttggtgtattttttaaaaaaatttggatcaTATTGCTCAGATGTTGTTTACTGCGCCTTTGGCACATGCAAAGAGCAatttgatctaaaaataacatatcttaaatagttctaaaattatagtaCCATATTTAGtcgaattgtaatggcatatttcaaaactatcaaatttataatgacatgtaTCTAATTATCCCGAAGAAAAATGTCTTTAGAAAGCCAGCACCAAACAAAAGCGGCAATACACCAATTGTCAACAAATATAGAATCATCTCCATCTTATCCAAAAGCATTATTGTTCCAAGGCAACGAAAGATAAAATTGCAGTGAAGTCTTGCAACAAACTAACGTGGCaagattttcttattttgttatatctatttaattggtataaatgataaaattaactactataaattaaaaattatattagaaatgataaaagtctatatgtttttttaccaaataaaaataatatttagtagtttagaaaaCGTATGTCatccatttttcaaacttttaatatttaatttttaaatgatcatACGCTAATCACATTTTTCGTTTTGCATGAGACTGGTGgtctagtttttaaaaaaaagctgaaAAGAACATGCCCCAATTCTCCCCTCGTCTTGTTGCTtttcataaacataagcaaaacgGTGTAAGGACCAAAAAATAACGTGTAtcttaactataaaaaacagagttggaaaataaactatgctgtaaaactctaaaattaacaccaaagttaaattttaaaatttaaatttgatttataagcataagcaccAGCGAAATACATGGGCCACCAGTTAACCAGCGGAAGATGTTCAATGACATAAGACAGGATAGTCAAGATTCCCCGCGGACTAAAACGCCAGGCTGCAAATTCCCCTCACAAGACCACAACGGCAAATCCCAAATTTCTTTGACATATAGCCATATAGGTGATAGAATTCTAGTCTGTGCTTCTCACACTGCTtatgaaaaggagaaaaaacctAGCTTAAACAAGATAAGCCAGAAGTAATCATGCAAGATAAGATAAGCTGTAGGCTGGAACAGGGGGACATACTATCCATGTTGCAAGTTCAGTAGAAAATTCCGGCGAGGACACTTGGTCAGAAAGAAAACGAACTGCGAACAtatgcttttttttgttttacgcTGTGAGCCTGTGATCGCAGCGCATCATTTTTCAAagatgatatattatttaaacagATCTAAGTGTGGGATTTCTTTCTGGCATATACAAAAGCCACCAAGCAAGACATACTGACCTACAAATACCAATACCTACTGGATCAAACTGACGTATTCTACCATATACCAACATGACTCTCCACCCTTCACCTCGGTGTTTTCCAGCTTGCCTTCTGTTCTGCTTGTGCTTTGTGATGATCAGAGGAACATATGGATCTCGCAAAGTATTCCCAGTGCATCGCCCTACATCTTATTTCATACATGGATTCTGTTTGATGGTAAAAGATGATTTCTGTGCTTCTCTATGCATCATAGCTCTACATTGCGTATCTGGGTGAGAAGAAACATGATGATCCTACTATGGTCATTGCTTCGCACCATGACATGCTTGCCAAAGTTCTTGGAAGGTAACCAAAGGAAGCAAGGAGTTTGTTTGCTTTTGGGGTTTTGGTTGTAACATCCCAAGAGTATATTCTTCTCAAATTAACCGCCTACCTTGCTTCAACAAATTTGAACATGTATTTTAGAACTATCTCGAAGCACtttcagcattttttttcctgtccattgccaattttttgtttcagcAAAGAAGAGGCACTGGACTCCATTGCATACAGCTACAAGCATGGCTTCTCAGGCTTTGCAGCAATGCTAACAGAGGACCAGGCAGAAAATCTTGCAGGTGGGCTAAATTTACCACTGTTGATTACTCAATTTTTGTTCTGGGCATGGTCTGGTATGGGTCTGAGACCAAGGTAGGATGCTCATTCCCATCTAGCAACCCAGCAGAGCTGTTGCCTGCGATAGTAGAGGGGGTATTTTAAACCCTATTGCAGAAGAAGGGAGAAGATAAGAAACCAACTTTGTTCTTCCTTGCCCTTTACTTCTAATGTGATCACCTCTCTTTATAAACAGAAAGATCTAAAGATAACGAAAGCAACCATCTTTGAGAGGATGTAACTAAATCTTATCCTAGCAACCAAATGATCTTACCCCGTTGTCTAGGATTGGACAACTGCAGCTGTTAGTTGATTCAACCAGCTGCTATTGCTGTTGCAGCAGTTACCTGAAGCCCATGGTGCCAAACTGGCAATCATAGGTTTTGACTCCCTGACAACAgcaaatttaagataaacaaACTGAAGAATTTAATCCTCATGCATGGTCCTGTATGCTGAATTTGGTTTAATTCTGATGCATGATCCTATATGCTGAATCAAAGGAAAAGACAATATATTTAGCATTGGTTGAATATGGTTCCTTAAGAACGTACCTATCTTGAACTATCCATTTACAACCCAGAAGGAAAACGTTCAACAAGAAGAGATATGTCCTGGGAGAgcattatattattattattgttctcCTTGTTTATACTTAGATAAAAGCTCACATATCTATTTCTTTATGTTCAGAATTACCTGAAGTAATCAGTCTTACTCCAAATAAGCAACATGAGCTGATGACCACCAGAAGCTGGGATTGGGATTTCCTAGGAGTAAACTACCAACCACCCAGTAAGCTTCTGCAGAGGAGCAATTATGGAGAAGATGTAATTATTGGAATGACTGATACTGGTtagtaaatacaaatattaccAAATCAACTGAAAAGATCTTGGTCCTACAAATTCTAGCAAAATTCTTAATGCATAAGTTAAGACGCATGCAATTGATACAGGCATATGGCCTGAATCAAGAAGTTTCAATGACCACAGATACAGACCAATACCAGCACGATGGAAGGGTGTGTGTCAGCTAGGACAGGCCTAGGGACCAACCAACTGCAGCAGGAAAATCATTGGCGCGCGGTACTATGCTGCAGGTATGGAAAGAGCTGATATAAAGAAGAATTACATGTCTGCCCGGTACATGAGCGGGCATGGAACGCACACGGCGTCCATAGCAGCAGGTGAAGTTGTGGAAGGTGTC
This is a stretch of genomic DNA from Oryza brachyantha chromosome 1, ObraRS2, whole genome shotgun sequence. It encodes these proteins:
- the LOC102707536 gene encoding subtilisin-like protease SBT3.5 isoform X1, which codes for MAFHLSSQLFSCCLLFSFCLILVRAHGSRRLYIVYLGEKKHDDPTLVTASHHDMLGSIIGSKEEVLASITYSYKHGFSGFAAMLTEDQAEHLAELPEVISITPNQKHELMTTRSWDFLGLNYEPPSELLQRSKYGEDIIIGIIDSGIWPESKSFSDHGYDEVPSRWKGICQLGQAWGPSNCSRKIIGARYYAAGLDKANFKKNYMSARDHNGHGTHTASTAAGAVVEGVNLHGLGAGVARGGAPRARLAVYKVGWEEGDAGGIYLPTAAVLAALDDAIHDGVDILSLSLVVDEDSFGALHAVQNGITVVYAGGNSGPRPQVLFNTAPWVITVAASKIDRSFPTVITLGNKQTLVGQSFYYKLENETESRFESLVNGGNCSREALNGTSINGKVVLCTELTFGPIGKYFKDVFAGVFQGGASGLIFALYTTDVLLSTEDCQGKACVLVDIEIGFQVATYIGSESLSTVKIEPASSITGNQVPAPKVAIFSSRGPSIKYPTVLKPDIAAPGVNILAAKKDAYVFNSGTSMATPHVAGVVALLKALHPHWSHAALKSAIVTTASTKDKHGMPMLAEALPRKVADPFDYGGGNINPIGAADPGLIYDIDPKDYNKFFACQIKKYEICNITTLPAYHLNLPSISIPDLRHTIKIRRSVTNVGEVDAVYKSFIESPLGVKMTIEPSVLVFNARKKVNAFKVSITPLWEVQGDYTFGSLTWYNEHHTARIPIAVRITIRDFYADVA
- the LOC102707536 gene encoding subtilisin-like protease SBT3.5 isoform X2, whose translation is MLTEDQAEHLAELPEVISITPNQKHELMTTRSWDFLGLNYEPPSELLQRSKYGEDIIIGIIDSGIWPESKSFSDHGYDEVPSRWKGICQLGQAWGPSNCSRKIIGARYYAAGLDKANFKKNYMSARDHNGHGTHTASTAAGAVVEGVNLHGLGAGVARGGAPRARLAVYKVGWEEGDAGGIYLPTAAVLAALDDAIHDGVDILSLSLVVDEDSFGALHAVQNGITVVYAGGNSGPRPQVLFNTAPWVITVAASKIDRSFPTVITLGNKQTLVGQSFYYKLENETESRFESLVNGGNCSREALNGTSINGKVVLCTELTFGPIGKYFKDVFAGVFQGGASGLIFALYTTDVLLSTEDCQGKACVLVDIEIGFQVATYIGSESLSTVKIEPASSITGNQVPAPKVAIFSSRGPSIKYPTVLKPDIAAPGVNILAAKKDAYVFNSGTSMATPHVAGVVALLKALHPHWSHAALKSAIVTTASTKDKHGMPMLAEALPRKVADPFDYGGGNINPIGAADPGLIYDIDPKDYNKFFACQIKKYEICNITTLPAYHLNLPSISIPDLRHTIKIRRSVTNVGEVDAVYKSFIESPLGVKMTIEPSVLVFNARKKVNAFKVSITPLWEVQGDYTFGSLTWYNEHHTARIPIAVRITIRDFYADVA